The Metabacillus sediminilitoris genome window below encodes:
- a CDS encoding alpha-galactosidase: MYIYVNDQRNQFHLTNGKISYIFHVLKNGGLGQLYFGRALRHREDFSHLHVKDVPTPASCHYDLDDPAFTLETIRQEYPVAGKGDFRDAAIEIETNDGRLGNEFKYQGYEISNGKPKLNGLPATYADKDEATTLTIKLLDEKVGANLLLVYTIYHNDPVITRNTKIENIGNNDFYIRKIMSASIDFPDDAFTMIHLSGTWSRERHIKERQLVQGTHSISSIRGASSHHDNPFIALKRNETTEHENEVYGFNFVYSSNFLAQVQVDHYQATRVMMGIHPHQFRWKLMEGESFQSPEVVMVYSWNGLNGMSQTFHDLYRNHLLRDPWKTEDRPILINNWEATYFDFDEDKLVSIAKSAKELGIELFVLDDGWFGERNDDTSSLGDWFENEQKLPNGLTSLGKKLNSLGLKFGLWFEPEMVNQNSQLYLEHPDWIVGRQGEHLTFGRNQLVLDFSRNEIVQYLYDKMADIIRKTGLSYIKWDMNRNITDAYSAALSTDRQGEFFHRYILGVYSLYEKLVNEFPNVLFESCAGGGGRFDPGMFYYAPQAWTSDDTDAVERLKIQYGTSMVYPIYSMGSHVSAIPNHQTLRNTPIDTRANTAYFGTFGYELNPLELSDVEKNVIKEQINFYRKHRSLIRDGDFYRLLSPFENNETAWMIVSKNKKEALVGWYKVLATPNPKKEQVVILKGLDEKMFYNIDGKEESFYGDELMFRGLSLPTEFNGSNRNIAKRGGDYQSVIYYLREQENKN; encoded by the coding sequence ATGTATATCTATGTGAATGATCAAAGAAATCAATTTCATTTAACGAATGGAAAGATAAGCTATATTTTTCATGTCCTTAAAAATGGGGGGTTAGGTCAACTTTACTTCGGGAGAGCTCTTCGACACCGGGAAGACTTCTCGCATTTACATGTGAAAGATGTACCAACACCGGCAAGCTGTCATTACGATCTTGATGATCCAGCTTTCACGTTAGAAACGATTAGACAGGAATATCCTGTTGCTGGAAAAGGGGATTTTCGCGATGCAGCAATAGAAATTGAAACAAATGATGGGAGACTTGGAAACGAGTTTAAATATCAGGGATATGAAATATCTAATGGTAAACCAAAACTTAATGGACTTCCTGCAACATATGCTGATAAAGATGAAGCTACGACACTAACGATTAAATTATTAGATGAAAAGGTTGGAGCGAATCTATTATTAGTTTATACGATTTATCATAACGATCCTGTCATAACGAGAAATACAAAGATAGAGAATATAGGAAATAACGATTTTTATATTCGAAAAATAATGAGTGCTTCCATAGATTTTCCTGATGATGCTTTTACGATGATCCATTTATCGGGTACTTGGTCTAGAGAAAGGCATATTAAAGAAAGGCAGCTTGTCCAAGGAACACACTCGATTTCAAGTATAAGAGGGGCAAGTTCACATCATGATAACCCGTTTATTGCATTAAAGAGAAACGAAACAACTGAACATGAGAATGAGGTCTATGGATTTAATTTTGTATATAGTAGTAACTTCTTGGCTCAAGTGCAAGTCGATCATTATCAAGCAACAAGAGTTATGATGGGAATTCACCCCCATCAGTTTAGATGGAAGCTAATGGAAGGGGAAAGCTTCCAATCTCCAGAAGTCGTTATGGTTTATTCATGGAATGGATTAAACGGAATGAGTCAAACTTTCCATGATCTTTATCGTAATCATTTACTGCGAGATCCATGGAAAACAGAAGATAGACCGATCTTAATTAATAATTGGGAAGCAACTTATTTTGATTTTGATGAAGATAAACTTGTATCTATTGCAAAAAGTGCGAAAGAGTTAGGTATTGAATTATTTGTATTGGATGATGGGTGGTTTGGCGAAAGAAATGATGATACATCTTCACTAGGTGATTGGTTTGAAAATGAACAAAAGCTGCCAAATGGCTTAACATCATTGGGAAAAAAGCTGAATAGCCTTGGATTGAAATTCGGTCTATGGTTTGAACCGGAAATGGTCAATCAAAACAGTCAGTTGTATTTAGAACATCCTGATTGGATTGTAGGGAGACAGGGAGAGCATTTGACGTTTGGACGTAATCAGCTTGTATTAGATTTTTCAAGGAATGAAATCGTTCAATATCTTTATGACAAAATGGCGGATATTATTCGAAAGACAGGACTTTCCTACATCAAATGGGATATGAATCGTAATATAACTGACGCTTATTCAGCAGCTCTAAGCACGGATCGGCAAGGAGAGTTTTTTCATCGATATATATTGGGTGTCTATTCCCTATATGAAAAGCTTGTGAATGAATTTCCAAATGTATTGTTTGAGTCGTGTGCAGGTGGTGGTGGACGATTTGATCCTGGAATGTTCTATTATGCACCACAAGCTTGGACTAGTGATGATACTGATGCTGTTGAACGATTAAAGATTCAATATGGTACTTCGATGGTTTACCCAATATATAGTATGGGATCACATGTTTCAGCTATACCTAATCACCAAACATTACGAAATACTCCAATCGACACAAGAGCCAACACAGCCTATTTTGGAACATTTGGTTATGAACTTAATCCTCTTGAATTAAGTGATGTTGAGAAAAATGTCATTAAAGAACAAATAAATTTTTATAGAAAACACCGAAGTTTAATTCGAGATGGAGATTTTTATCGACTTCTCAGCCCTTTTGAAAACAATGAAACAGCTTGGATGATCGTTTCTAAGAATAAAAAAGAAGCTTTGGTTGGATGGTATAAAGTTTTGGCGACACCAAATCCAAAGAAGGAGCAAGTTGTCATCCTTAAAGGATTAGATGAGAAGATGTTTTACAATATTGATGGAAAAGAAGAATCCTTCTATGGAGACGAATTAATGTTTCGTGGTTTATCATTGCCAACTGAATTTAATGGATCGAATCGGAATATCGCTAAACGCGGCGGCGATTATCAATCTGTCATATATTATTTAAGAGAACAAGAGAATAAGAATTAA
- the mgrA gene encoding L-glyceraldehyde 3-phosphate reductase gives MAYSANDNRYSNMTYNRVGNSGLLLPAISLGLWHNFGGVDTYENGRAMLRRAFDLGITHFDLANNYGPPPGSAEEMFGRMLKTDFAPYRDEMVISTKAGYHMWDGPYGDWGSKKYLIASLDQSLRRMGLDYVDVFYSHRPDPNTPLEETMGALDQIVRQGKALYVGVSNYDAEQTAQAVKILNDLGTPLLIHQPRYSMFNRWIEDGLQDVLFENGVGSIAFCPLDQGLLTNKYISGIPSDSRAAKANTFLDKNRVTDVVLNRVRKLNELAVERGQNLAQMALAWVLREGRVSSALIGASKVSQIEENVATLNNLSFTDEELVRIEEILKK, from the coding sequence ATGGCATATAGTGCAAATGATAATCGTTATAGTAACATGACTTATAATCGAGTTGGAAATTCAGGCTTGTTATTACCGGCTATTTCATTAGGATTATGGCATAACTTTGGTGGAGTTGATACATATGAGAATGGAAGAGCAATGCTCCGTAGAGCATTCGATTTAGGAATCACTCATTTTGACTTAGCTAATAACTATGGTCCTCCGCCAGGAAGCGCAGAAGAGATGTTTGGAAGAATGTTAAAAACAGATTTTGCTCCTTATAGGGATGAAATGGTCATCTCAACAAAGGCTGGTTATCATATGTGGGATGGACCATATGGTGACTGGGGTTCAAAAAAATACTTAATTGCAAGTCTTGATCAAAGTTTGAGACGAATGGGTTTAGATTATGTTGATGTGTTTTATTCCCATCGCCCTGATCCAAACACACCATTAGAAGAGACAATGGGCGCTCTTGATCAAATTGTACGTCAAGGTAAAGCATTGTATGTTGGAGTTTCTAACTATGATGCAGAGCAAACAGCCCAAGCGGTGAAGATATTAAATGATCTTGGCACACCATTGCTTATTCATCAACCGAGATATTCAATGTTTAATCGTTGGATCGAGGATGGCTTGCAGGATGTATTGTTTGAAAATGGAGTAGGGTCGATCGCTTTTTGTCCATTAGACCAAGGATTGTTAACAAATAAATATATTTCTGGTATCCCTTCTGATTCGAGAGCAGCTAAAGCTAATACATTTTTAGATAAAAACAGAGTAACTGATGTAGTATTAAATCGTGTCAGAAAGCTAAATGAACTTGCCGTAGAAAGAGGGCAAAATCTAGCCCAAATGGCATTAGCTTGGGTTCTTCGAGAAGGACGTGTTTCTTCTGCTTTAATTGGTGCGAGCAAGGTAAGTCAAATCGAAGAAAATGTTGCGACATTAAATAATCTTTCTTTTACAGATGAAGAACTTGTACGAATAGAAGAGATTCTGAAAAAATAA
- a CDS encoding Bcr/CflA family multidrug efflux MFS transporter, translating into MNIEQRKNVPQKRRAFIALILGTLAAFGPLSIDMYLPSFPTLMDEYNTSVSIVQLSLTFFLLGACLGQLITGPLSDVYGRRKPLLLGMILYVITSIFISFSQSMELFILLRFIQGLAGAAGMVISRAIVRDLYSGSEMTKFFSLLALVNGMAPILAPIIGAQLLRWFPWQSIFFGLAIIGMIAFLLVFFGLSETLDQQNRSSGGFINTIKTFGQLVTNSHFMGYVLSNGFIFAAMFSYISGSSFVIQHVYGASADTYSLIFAMNGLGIMIASQLTGRLAGRINEKTLLLVGISMSLVGGSTLLLLIFLQVKLIFIIPSLFITVSSVGIVSTTSNSLALQNNRKVAGSASALLGVTNFIVGAIAAPLVGIAGENTAVPMGVVMLISSIGAVLSYMILVRKK; encoded by the coding sequence ATGAATATTGAACAAAGAAAAAACGTTCCGCAAAAAAGAAGAGCATTTATAGCCCTCATATTAGGGACGCTAGCAGCATTTGGTCCATTATCAATTGATATGTATTTGCCATCCTTTCCTACATTAATGGATGAGTATAATACGTCAGTTTCGATTGTTCAATTGAGCCTTACCTTCTTTCTATTAGGAGCATGTTTAGGTCAACTTATTACAGGCCCATTGAGTGATGTATATGGACGGAGAAAGCCCTTATTACTAGGAATGATACTGTATGTGATAACGTCTATTTTTATATCATTTAGTCAATCGATGGAGTTATTTATTTTGCTTAGATTTATCCAAGGATTAGCAGGTGCTGCAGGGATGGTCATTTCAAGAGCTATTGTTCGTGATCTGTATTCTGGATCTGAAATGACTAAATTTTTCTCGCTTTTGGCACTTGTAAATGGGATGGCACCGATATTAGCACCGATTATAGGTGCACAGTTATTAAGATGGTTTCCATGGCAATCCATTTTTTTCGGATTGGCAATTATTGGTATGATAGCATTTCTCCTTGTATTTTTTGGTTTAAGTGAGACCTTGGATCAACAGAATCGTTCTTCAGGCGGCTTCATAAATACAATAAAAACCTTTGGTCAGCTTGTAACGAATTCTCACTTTATGGGGTACGTACTTTCTAATGGATTTATTTTTGCAGCGATGTTTTCTTATATTTCTGGCTCATCATTCGTTATTCAACACGTATATGGTGCATCTGCAGATACATATAGTTTAATCTTCGCAATGAATGGACTGGGGATCATGATTGCAAGTCAGTTAACAGGTAGACTTGCAGGTCGAATAAATGAAAAAACCTTATTGTTAGTTGGCATATCAATGTCTCTCGTCGGGGGATCAACTTTATTACTACTAATCTTCTTACAAGTAAAACTTATCTTTATTATTCCATCATTGTTTATAACCGTTTCAAGTGTTGGAATTGTTAGTACGACAAGTAACTCTCTTGCCTTACAAAATAATAGAAAAGTAGCAGGAAGTGCATCTGCATTATTGGGCGTAACAAATTTTATAGTAGGTGCAATTGCGGCCCCGCTTGTAGGAATAGCAGGGGAGAATACTGCTGTTCCAATGGGAGTTGTTATGTTAATCTCAAGTATAGGAGCAGTTCTTTCTTATATGATTTTAGTTAGAAAAAAATAA